One segment of Egicoccus sp. AB-alg2 DNA contains the following:
- a CDS encoding carbohydrate ABC transporter permease → MSQVHATPAPDVDEQEKAEAGVVHGADEQRHSSPLARVALLAIVLLWTVPTIGLLISSFRTEDAVTSTGWWTVFANPLDFTQWTLENYSEVLFGNGMANAFLNSLVVAIPATVIPIAAAAFAAYAFSWMEFRGREVLFVIFVGLLVVPLQVAFIPLLQVYGQLGWNGTFLAVWLAHAGFGMPLAVYLFRNYLGSLPAEVVESARVDGAGHYQVFWRLMVPLSVPVLAAYAIFQFLWVWNDLLVALVFLGGREEVEVVTLNLASLIGEQGQAWHLLTAGAFITMTVPMIVFFALQRYFVRGLTAGSVKG, encoded by the coding sequence ATGAGCCAGGTGCACGCCACGCCGGCGCCCGACGTCGACGAGCAGGAGAAGGCCGAGGCCGGTGTCGTCCACGGTGCCGACGAGCAGCGCCACTCGTCACCGCTCGCACGGGTCGCCCTGCTGGCGATCGTGCTGCTGTGGACGGTCCCGACCATCGGACTGCTGATCTCGTCGTTCCGCACCGAGGACGCGGTCACCTCGACCGGGTGGTGGACGGTCTTCGCCAACCCGCTCGACTTCACCCAGTGGACGCTGGAGAACTACTCCGAGGTGCTGTTCGGCAACGGGATGGCCAACGCCTTCCTGAACAGCCTCGTGGTCGCCATTCCCGCGACGGTCATCCCCATCGCCGCGGCCGCGTTCGCCGCCTACGCGTTCTCCTGGATGGAGTTCCGCGGCCGCGAGGTCCTGTTCGTGATCTTCGTCGGCCTGCTGGTCGTGCCGCTGCAGGTCGCGTTCATCCCGCTGCTGCAGGTCTACGGGCAGTTGGGCTGGAACGGCACGTTCCTGGCCGTGTGGCTGGCCCATGCCGGCTTCGGCATGCCGCTGGCCGTCTACCTGTTCCGCAACTACCTCGGCTCGCTGCCCGCCGAGGTGGTCGAGTCGGCCCGGGTCGACGGTGCCGGCCACTACCAGGTGTTCTGGCGGCTGATGGTGCCGCTGTCCGTGCCGGTGCTGGCCGCCTACGCGATCTTCCAGTTCCTGTGGGTCTGGAACGACCTGCTGGTCGCACTGGTGTTCCTCGGCGGTCGTGAGGAGGTCGAGGTCGTCACGCTGAACCTCGCCAGCCTCATCGGCGAGCAGGGTCAGGCGTGGCACCTGCTGACGGCCGGCGCGTTCATCACCATGACCGTGCCGATGATCGTGTTCTTCGCGCTGCAGCGCTACTTCGTCCGCGGGCTGACGGCGGGGTCGGTGAAGGGGTAG